The following proteins are co-located in the Pyricularia oryzae 70-15 chromosome 1, whole genome shotgun sequence genome:
- a CDS encoding deoxyhypusine synthase, translating into MSQESQAPTQAKDAVLVQSAEMPAGSQKVEELDFNKFRGRPITAEDLLDGMRHMGFQASSMCEAVRIINDMRAWSDPETGERTTIFLGYTSNLISSGLRGVLRYLVQHKHVSAIVTTAGGVEEDLIKCLGDTYMSSFSAPGADLRKKGLNRIGNLVVPNSNYCAFEDWVVPILDKMLEEQEAGRGKGDDGQDAVNWTPSKVIHRLGQEINDERSVYYWAWKNDIPVFCPALTDGSLGDMLYFHSFKASPRHLRVDIVEDIRKINTIAVRAKRAGIIILGGGVVKHHIANACLMRNGAESAVYINTAQEFDGSDAGARPDEAVSWGKIKAGADAVKVYLEATSCFPFIVANSFAKDDQHIKPDSS; encoded by the exons ATGTCACAAGAGTCCCAAGCCCCCACGCAGGCCAAGGATGCTGTCCTGGTCCAATCGGCCGAAATGCCGGCCGGCTCGCAAAAGGTCGAGGAGCTAGACTTCAACAAGTTCCGCGGCCGTCCCATCACGGCCGAGGACCTCCTCGACGGCATGAGGCACATGGGGTTCCAAGCCTCATCTATGTGTGAGGCAGTCCGCATTATAAACGACATG AGAGCATGGAGCGACCCAGAAACAGGCGAGCGCACCACGATCTTCTTGGGCTACACCTCCAACCTCATCTCGTCGGGCCTTCGCGGCGTCCTACGCTACCTCGTTCAGCACAAGCACGTCTCGGCCATCGTCACCAcggccggcggcgtcgaggagGACCTGATCAAGTGCCTCGGCGACACGTACATGTCGTCCTTTAGCGCCCCGGGCGCCGACCTGCGCAAGAAGGGCCTCAACCGCATCGGGAACCTCGTCGTTCCCAACTCCAACTATTGCGCCTTTGAGGACTGGGTCGTCCCCATCCTCGACAAGATGCTCGAGGAGCAGGAGGCCGGCAGGGGCAAGGGCGACGACGGCCAGGACGCGGTCAACTGGACCCCGAGCAAGGTCATCCACCGCCTCGGCCAGGAGATCAACGACGAGCGCTCCGTCTACTACTGGGCCTGGAAGAACGACATACCCGTCTTCTGCCCCGCGCTGACTGACGGCAGCCTCGGCGACATGCTGTACTTTCACAGCTTCAAGGCGTCGCCGCGGCACCTGCGCGTCGACATCGTCGAGGACATCCGCAAGATCAACACCATCGCCGTGCGGGCCAAGCGGGCCGGTATCATCATCCTCGGTGGTGGTGTCGTGAAGCACCACATCGCCAATGCCTGTTTGATGCGCAATGGCGCCGAGTCTGCCGTATACATCAACACGGCTCAGGAGTTTGACGGTAGTGACGCCGGCGCGAGACCTGACGAGGCTGTCTCGTGGGGCAAGATCAAGGCCGGAGCTGACGCGGTCAAG GTATACCTGGAGGCAACCTCATGCTTCCCGTTCATCGTGGCCAATTCTTTCGCAAAAGATGATCAGCACATCAAGCCTGATAGTAGCTAG
- a CDS encoding bud site selection protein 6 yields MQAQGGSQRSMQRRSPGAEPGPPPNIPVRSISPAINMMAGPVQPRASTASNRSTGSSSGGGGAVSYGPGNSGGGSTRRTNSSGSSAMPLSQIEKSVTRLLVATKQLLEILTQWSRGQATDSQVSDVYVRLGYEFNMACRAFGAINVDTSDLGNVPEKLRNILESTLSQEASVESLENYLPKIRDIIINLLHGLKRKQQKLRQKPRDREDTSAPDNNLGRTSSTSTTASTNTGLSSLLNEGIENGYRPDSQSGPSKNAASNRRMPRDQSQNSVASEQSSLSSNTMQNMPVLPPYPGDESIPDRPPPQEPVDVNSFPPPPPPKAQQSALAALQRGGDLERRASRRYSAYQISKHLGPGANGIPMLPAQMGPIPNRGRGEIKESLRAVQGRSDTRRNAPNQRASRLDGSPVRTPSRVTEDKQSFDSEQADSQSTTRQPETSATLRGPPTDEFPVGVPDDGDLTPQPSRTNAKDYTSVEKEPTTAATTTPEKKSMGEQSPTAAKELTLFLQYKSKVKKFVLPSGYSGLTLGRLQLAFIEKFSWNTHNNGADLPEIYIQDPVSGVRHELEDLADIKDRTVLVLNVEALDEVKRHIDEGLNSIKTIVKEVKQNVDDHSTALQRVSDRQQEAAKEIARLAAAPPQAPMTPPAEHSPRSSATSSAPANSRRPNPSELSEIRNLRRDLAVLRQTYSHFQSEIEGSMASLRTKANNVKVAAAKASMSDIEAGGGQAYVIKGRKQLNTDSDRLVTQVDDLQDIVEDLRKDVVTRGVRPRPRQLETVAKEISQLTIELKKMEEYMKREKPVWTRIWEKELEEVCQGREELRIMEELMIDLQDDLEKASETFALVEQATKEQLKDAGAGNAAGPIGPGVLRQFSRGLENIGNNAFVDPSAAKEGVLGEVRALQPNHENRLEAIERAEKLRQKELETRKGNALTKEITAFVGEGKLKKSGGFEEVERARKAMDDKIRREVWERQNGIVPENPVGEESAPETGGNAAEVEPDQAAPQA; encoded by the exons ATGCAGGCTCAAGGAGGATCTCAACGTTCGATGCAGAGACGATCGCCCGGTGCAGAACCAGGCCCGCCGCCAAATATTCCCGTGCGATCCATATCTCCCGCAATCAACATGATGGCCGGCCCGGTCCAACCACGCGCCTCAACGGCTTCAAACAGGTCGACTGGAAGCAGCAGCGGAGGCGGCGGAGCGGTCTCTTATGGCCCAGGAAATTCCGGTGGAGGTAGCACCCGGCGGACTAAC TCATCGGGCAGCTCCGCAATGCCTCTATCCCAAATAGAAAAGAGTGTCACACGGCTACTCGTGGCAACAAAGCAGCTCTTGGAAATCCTCACACAGTGGTCGCGTGGGCAGGCAACAGACAGCCAAGTATCTGATGTTTATGTCAGACTCGGGTACGAGTTCAACATGGCATGCCGTGCTTTTGGTGCCATCAACGTCGATACTAGTGACTTGGGAAACGTGCCTGAAAAGCTGCGCAATATTCTTGAATCAACACTTAGCCAAGAAGCCAGCGTCGAGAGTTTGGAAAATTACTTGCCCAAGATCCGCGACATTATAATCAACCTTCTCCACGGTCTCAAGAGAAAACAGCAAAAGCTGAGGCAAAAGCCTCGGGACAGGGAGGATACTTCGGCCCCTGATAACAACTTGGGCCGGACCtcgagcaccagcaccacggCAAGCACAAACACCGGTTTGAGCTCGTTACTAAACGAAGGAATCGAAAATGGGTACCGACCCGATTCTCAGAGCGGACCGAGCAAGAACGCAGCGAGCAACCGGCGAATGCCGCGGGATCAGTCGCAAAACTCAGTTGCTTCCGAGCAGTCATCATTATCGAGCAATACCATGCAAAACATGCCGGTACTCCCTCCATATCCTGGCGACGAGTCCATTCCCGACCGACCACCGCCGCAAGAACCAGTCGACGTAAACTCTTTTCCACCGCCACCTCCGCCAAAGGCTCAACAAAGTGCGCTTGCGGCGCTACAACGGGGCGGGGACTTGGAAAGAAGAGCTTCAAGGAGATATTCAGCTTATCAAATATCCAAGCATCTTGGTCCGGGCGCAAATGGCATACCTATGCTCCCCGCGCAGATGGGGCCTATCCCCAACAGAGGCCGCGGCGAAATCAAGGAATCGCTGCGCGCAGTGCAGGGAAGGTCAGACACGCGACGAAATGCTCCGAATCAACGTGCCTCACGTCTGGATGGTTCGCCTGTCCGTACCCCAAGTCGTGTCACAGAAGACAAGCAGTCATTCGACTCTGAACAAGCCGACTCTCAGTCAACGACAAGACAGCCTGAGACCAGCGCCACGCTCAGGGGCCCTCCTACCGACGAATTTCCGGTCGGTGTGCCTGACGATGGAGACCTGACTCCACAGCCCTCGCGGACCAACGCCAAGGACTACACATCAGTCGAGAAAGAGCCTACAACGGctgcgacgacgacgccagAAAAGAAGTCTATGGGCGAGCAGTCGCCCACAGCCGCGAAGGAGCTGACCCTATTTCTGCAGTACAAGTCGAAGGTTAAAAAGTTTGTGCTGCCCAGTGGCTACAGCGGGCTTACCCTCGGGCGACTCCAGCTTGCATTTATCGAGAAGTTCTCTTGGAACACTCATAACAACGGCGCCGATTTGCCCGAAATATATATACAGGATCCTGTATCAGGGGTCCGACATGAGCTCGAGGATCTGGCTGATATCAAAGATCGTACCGTGCTTGTGCTCAATGTCGAGGCCCTGGACGAGGTCAAGAGACATATTGATGAGGGACTGAATTCGATCAAGACAATCGTAAAGGAAGTCAAACAAAACGTTGACGACCACTCGACAGCTCTGCAACGAGTTTCGGATAGACAACAGGAAGCTGCTAAGGAAATCGCACGCCTGGCCGCCGCACCGCCGCAGGCACCCATGACGCCGCCGGCCGAACACTCGCCGCGATCATCAGCCACTTCATCAGCACCTGCTAACTCTCGGAGGCCAAATCCCAGCGAGTTGTCTGAGATCAGAAATCTTCGTCGTGATCTCGCGGTCCTGCGACAGACATACTCGCACTTCCAGTCCGAAATTGAAGGCTCAATGGCGTCACTGCGGACCAAGGCCAACAACGTCAAGGTTGCAGCAGCAAAGGCATCTATGTCTGATATTGAGGCCGGGGGTGGTCAAGCATACGTGATCAAGGGTCGCAAGCAGCTTAACACCGACTCTGACAGACTTGTCACACAGGTCGACGATCTTCAGGATATAGTTGAGGATCTACGAAAGGATGTCGTCACCCGTGGTGTCCGCCCGCGCCCTCGTCAGCTGGAGACGGTTGCTAAGGAGATATCACAGCTTACCATAGAGCTTAAGAAGATGGAGGAGTATATGAAACGCGAGAAACCCGTGTGGACACGAATCTGGGAGAAGGAGTTGGAAGAAGTGTGTCAAGGTCGCGAGGAGCTGCGCATTATGGAGGAGCTTATGATCGATCTCCAGGACGATCTGGAAAAGGCGTCCGAGACCTTCGCGCTCGTGGAACAGGCAACCAAAGAACAACTCAAAGATGCCGGAGCAGGCAACGCCGCCGGGCCGATTGGTCCTGGTGTGCTCAGGCAGTTTTCACGAGGCCTAGAGAACATTGGCAACAACGCTTTCGTCGATCCCTCGGCTGCTAAAGAAGGCGTCCTTGGAGAGGTGCGGGCTTTACAGCCGAACCACGAGAATCGCCTCGAGGCCATCGAGCGCGCTGAGAAGTTGCGGCAGAAAGAGCTCGAAACACGCAAAGGCAACGCATTGACTAAGGAAATCACTGCGTttgtgggcgagggcaagcTCAAGAAGTCCGGAGGCTTCGAGGAGGTTGAGCGGGCCAGAAAGGCAATGGATGATAAGATTCGTAGGGAGGTATGGGAGAGGCAGAACGGCATTGTGCCAGAGAATCCCGTTGGAGAGGAGTCAGCACCTGAGACGGGTGGCAACGCGGCTGAAGTTGAGCCTGATCAGGCTGCCCCGCAAGCTTGA
- a CDS encoding tetracycline resistance protein transposon, translating to MRAAGLDKEFEELARYDGEAMKIMNEKGKILVQLEASGKDKSRLAGSRPEIDRALLRQLLGQSLPEGMIRWGHHLKSVEEDGRLVFRDSTESGFDLIVGAEGAWSKVRKLLSNQVPVYSGLSMYEIAIPEPETRTPELYKLANRGSIFAHAPEGRELVFQQMGSGELHVYAIFRADESWMDEQRKNPPALADVKEILLGKNGTFADYNETLKDGLANCEEKCIPRQLHMLPVGFRWKHRRGATIIGDAAHVMTPFAGEGVNVGLKDSLDLSAAIIAAIRDDNTEVSLADRLDKAVERHEIEMGPRVDGYTTLTNDMMNIWFFSSEPPEKKVVKAMSKIVSFNSPYVLRPFAGAGVQIYFAMKNALGSVFGCMRAWHGITRHWN from the exons ATGAGAGCTGCCGGCCTCGACAAGGAGTTTGAGGAGCTGGCACGCTACGATGGCGAGGCGATGAAAATAATGAATGAAAAGGGCAAAATACTGGTCCAGTTGGAGGCCTCGGGGAAGGACAAGTCTCGCCTTGCTGGCTCACGCCCTGAAATTGATCGCGCCTTGCTCAGGCAACTACTCGGCCAGAGCTTGCCCGAAGGTATGATTCGCTGGGGCCACCACCTGAAAAGCGTCGAAGAGGATGGCCGCCTTGTCTTCAGAGACAGCACCGAGTCCGGCTTCGACCTTATTGTTGGTGCAGAAGGAGCATGGAGCAAGGTGCGCAAGCTGTTGAGCAATCAGGTGCCAGTCTATTCTGGCCTAAGCATGTACGAGATTGCCATACCGGAGCCGGAAACGAGAACCCCCGAGCTCTATAAGCTAGCCAACCGCGGTAGTATTTTCGCACACGCTCCTGAAGGCCGCGAACTGGTGTTCCAGCAAATGGGTTCTGGAGAGCTTCATGTCTATGCCATCTTCAGAGCGGACGAGAGTTGGATGGATGAGCAGCGCAAGAATCCGCCCGCGTTGGCTGATGTCAAGGAGATACTCCTTGGAAAGAACGGGACCTTTGCCGACTACAACGAAACGTTGAAGGACGGCCTGGCAAACTGTGAGGAGAAATGTATCCCACGTCAGCTCCACATGCTTCCTGTGGGGTTCCGCTGGAAGCACCGCCGGGGCGCCACAATCATTGGCGATGCGGCGCACGTCATGACCCCATTTGCAGGCGAGGGCGTCAACGTCGGTCTCAAAGATTCCCTGGACCTGTCGGCAGCTATCATCGCAGCGATCAGAGACGACAATACAGAGGTATCCCTCGCTGATCGTCTCGACAAGGCGGTCGAAAGACACGAGATAGAGATGGGGCCGCGGGTAGATGGATACACGACGCTCACTAATGACATGATGAATATTTGGTTTTTCTCATCCGAGCCGCCTGAGAAAAAGGTCGTCAAGGCCATGAGCAAGATTGTCAGCTTCAACTCTCCATATGTCTTGCGGCCCTTCGCCGGCGCAGGAGTGCAAATCTATTTTGCGATGAAGAATGCGCTGGGCAGTGTCTTTGGTTG TATGCGAGCTTGGCACGGAATTACGAGGCATTGGAATTGA